A stretch of DNA from ANME-2 cluster archaeon:
TGCTGGCCAGTGCAGAGGAGCGGCTCACCCTTGGGTTGACTTCCACTATCCTGTATTCACCGTCCTTCACTGCAAACTGGATATTACACCCGCCTTCGATTGACAGGCTTCTTATGATATTGATACTGGCACTGCGCAGCATCTGGTGCTCCCTGTCCGACAGGGTCTGGCTGGGAGTGACCACAATGCTCTCCCCTGTATGGATTCCCATGGGGTCGATATTCTCCATGTTGCATATCACGATACAGGTATCATTGGCATCACGCATCACCTCGTACTCGAACTCTTTCCACCCCAGCACGCCCTCTTCGATTAGCACCTGGGTGATTCGGCTGCGTTTCAGGCCCAGTTCAGTGATCGAGATGAGTTCTTCCTTTGTCCTGGCAATTCCACTGCCGGCCCCGCCAAGGGTATAAGCCGGCCTGATAACAAGGGGCAGGCCCAGTTCATCGATCATTGCAACTGCATCCTCAATGGTGTTCACGGCCTTGCTGCGGGGTACAGGCTCACCGATACGCTGCATGGCCTGTTTGAACAGGTCCCGATCTTCGGTATCCTGTATGGCTTTTAAGGGTGTACCGTAAAGTTTGACATTATATTTCTCAAGTACGCCCATACCGGCCAGTTCACTGACTATGTTCAGCCCGGTCTGCCCCCCCAGTCCAGCTATCACTCCGTCGGGCCGCTCCTTCTCGATGATACGTTCCACTATTTCGGGTTTGATAGGTTCGATATACACCACATCTGCCATTTCCGGATCGGTCATGATAGTAGCCGGATTGGAGTTAATGAGCACTACGCTCACACCTTCTTCCCTCAATGACCGGCATGCCTGACTGCCGCTAAAATCAAACTCTGCCGCCTGCCCTATCATGATAGGACCGCTGCCTATCAGCAGTACTTTCTTAATACCAGAATTACGAGGCATTATTTCATCACCTTTTTTACGATGGTATCAAAGAACCATTTTTCAGTATCCCAGGGACCGGGGCTGGCCTCGGGATGGAACTGTACGCTCATGATATCCAGATAGTCGTGGGCGATACCTTCCACTGTATTATCGTTAATGTTCAGGTGGGTGATATGAGCCTCTGCCGCATCCAGGGAACCGGCATCCACTGCAAATCCGTGATTCTGGGAAGTGATGTACACGTTGCCTGTTTCCAGGTCCTTTACAGGCTGGTTGGCACCCCGGTGCCCGAACTTCAGCTTGTAGGTGCTGGCTCCCAGCGCCAGGGATATGATCTGGTTGCCGAAGCAGATGCCGTAGATGGGTACTTCTCCCATCATGTGTTTTACAGCATCAATGGCAGTGCCTGCCTTCTCTGGGTCGCCCGGGCCGTTTGATACTAATATGGCATCAGGTTTTTGTTCAGTAATATAGTCTGGTGGAGTACTTGCAGGTACCACGGTAATACCTACACCCCGCTGCTGCAGGCTCTTTATCATGTTGGTCTTTATGCCAAGGTCGATGACCACGAAATGAGGCTTGTCCTTGCCGGTTGCTTCAATATGGTAGGGGGCGGGGCAGGTCACCCTGTCTATCAGGTCGTGTTGGTCAGATATCTTCGGATGCTGTCTTGCCAGTCGCACTGCTTCCCCACCATCGTCGCTGTCTGTGAGCAGGCATGCCCGCATGGCGCCGGTATCCCTGGTTTTGATGGTCAGCATCCTGGTATCCACACCTGCGATACCGGGCCGGTCTTCTTCCTTTGCAAAATCAAAAATGGAGCGCCCTGACAGGTGGTGGGATGGATGGTCGCATGCCTCCCTGACCACCAGGGCCTCTGCCTTCATGCCGTCTGACTGGAAGGTCTTGCCGCTTACACCGTAATTGCCGATGAGGGGGTAGGTGAACATCAGTATCTGGCCGGCATATGAAGGGTCGGTAAGTGCCTCTTCGTATCCGGTATATTGAGTTGTAAAAACAAGTTCCCCGCAAACAGCAGTTCCGGCGGCACCAAAACCAACGCCATTCACAATTGTGCCGTCTTCTAATCCTAGTATTGCTTTCATACTAGGTGCTTAAAATGGGAGGAATAGATTAAAAAGGTTGTGTAAATTAAAATTATCTATGCAGTCAATTTCCAGATGATCTGTGGTGGAATCTATATTTACCTTATGGGATATTCTATGTATTTCAATGGCACAGAGTCGAGGAAATTTTTGTGCTTTATGAGGAACTTTTTGATAGGTTCTATAGGAAATCATAAACGCATTTCGATATCGATATAGGTAATTATCTTAGTTTCAATCAAATATTTTGACCGGATTTACTGGATATGCAGGATATAGAGGATTTACAGGATTGGATCGTATTCTGTCAATCCTGTCTGAAATCTCCATTTTCTTAACCGCCCCGAATTCATGCAAAATGTCAAGTAGTAGCTTCGGATAAAATAAGTCAAGGAAAATATTAAAGGACAATAAGCAAAATATATAATTTTGAGTTGAAAAAATGTTCCTGACTAACAATAAGTATACTGAATGCTTGTTTATTTCCATTAACATTATTGTTATTCTTATTTCCGGTCGTTCCAATGATAACAATGAAATTACCGTTGACATTGATAATACAATAGATGTAGTCGTTGAATATCCGTCAGATGAAACAGATGTTATTTATTTTGGCTTTGACGTAAGGCCGAGAAATGGTTTTATAGAGGCAC
This window harbors:
- the carA gene encoding glutamine-hydrolyzing carbamoyl-phosphate synthase small subunit, whose product is MKAILGLEDGTIVNGVGFGAAGTAVCGELVFTTQYTGYEEALTDPSYAGQILMFTYPLIGNYGVSGKTFQSDGMKAEALVVREACDHPSHHLSGRSIFDFAKEEDRPGIAGVDTRMLTIKTRDTGAMRACLLTDSDDGGEAVRLARQHPKISDQHDLIDRVTCPAPYHIEATGKDKPHFVVIDLGIKTNMIKSLQQRGVGITVVPASTPPDYITEQKPDAILVSNGPGDPEKAGTAIDAVKHMMGEVPIYGICFGNQIISLALGASTYKLKFGHRGANQPVKDLETGNVYITSQNHGFAVDAGSLDAAEAHITHLNINDNTVEGIAHDYLDIMSVQFHPEASPGPWDTEKWFFDTIVKKVMK